The segment CGGACCGTTGATGTTGAACCGGAAAAAGATGAAGAAAAACCGCTCCACGATGATCGCCAACGCGATGACCGACACCGCCGCGATCACGTACATCACCGACCCGCCCTCGCGGAAAAAGCTCGCCAGCGTTCCACTCATCATAAAAGCCCAGCTCCTTTTTGAACGTCCCGGCGCTATTCCGGGATCGTCCTCGCGCGCCCCACGGCGCCCGTTATTTCTTACGGTAAGAACGGCTCCTTGTTCACCGACTCCACGACCTTGCCGACAAAGCTCCGCTTTTTCGCCTCGATTCCAAACTCGATGCTCGCCCGCTGGATGATGTAAGCGGCCTGCGGCCGCAAAATCCGTCCTTCGACGACGATCGTGTCCATTTCCGCATCCTGCGCGCGCGCGACGGCCACGGCGGACAGGATCAGGGCCGCGACAAGGGCGAACGCGAAAAAACGCACGGCGATCGACGTTTCCGATCCTCGCGAAAAAACCGCCACGTTCTTAACGTATTCCGTTCGGCTTGTCATGGCCTTGGCTTTACCCCTACTTCAGTCTCTTGATCCACTCGTAAACCAATTCGTTTTTGTCGGTCTGGTACTGCGCGTACGAAAGGTACCTTTCATAATTCTCGACCGCCCGGGCGCTGTCCTTGAGTTCGACCTCGAAAAGAATGCCCAGATTCAGGTAGGCGTTCGCAAGCGTGGGATCGAGCTGCACCGCGCGTTCGAACGCCTGCCTCGCGCCGTCGACGTCTCCCGCCGCGCGTTTGACGATGCCCTGATTGACATAAGCAACGGCGTTGGTCTGGTCCAACGCGACCGCGCGGTCAAGCGATCCGCCCGCCGCGGTCATTTTGTTCAGCATGATTTCCGCGGCGCCCAGATTGGCCCACGCGGCGGCGTTGGTCGGATCGGACTGCGTGGCCTGGTCGAAATACGTCTTGGCCTGCGTCCAGTCGCCGAGTGACGCGTAATATCGCCCCAGGTTGTTGCGCAGCGTCGAATTGTTCTCGTCGATGCGCATGGCGTTGTTCAGAATCGTGATCGCCATCTCCGGTTTGCCGGAGCGGTAGTACGCCTCCGCGAGCGTCGTGTGCGCGTCGAGGATGTTGCCGTTTTTCTCGATGACCTCGCGCAGCAGGGAATCCGCCTGGCTGTAACGCTCCTGTGAGATGTAAACGGCCGCCATGTTGACCTTGGCGATCAGGTTGTCCGGCCGCTGCGAAATCTGGGTGTTGTAAAAGGCCACCGCATCCTGAGGATTGCCGCTGCGCGTGGCGGCCTGCCCCACCCCGGCCATGGCAATGGCGTTTTCCGGCTCGACCGAAAGCGCCTTGCGGAAGGCGTCCTCGGCCTCGTTGTAGCGGCCAAGTTTCATGAGGGCGACGCCGAGGTTGGCCCAAGCCGCCGCGAACTGGTCGTTTTTCTGCACGGCGAGCCGGAAACGATTTTCGGCCTTTTGCAGGTTGCCGGCGCGGACCGCCTCGACGCCCTGGTTGAAAAGGACGACGTCCGCGTTCGCGCCCGTTGGGACCGGATCTTCCGGCTGCGTTGCCTGGGGCGTCTTGTAGGGCGACTCGGTCTGCGCGGTCGTGCCGCCGCCGCAAGCCGCGGCAAACAACGCCAGCGCCAGGAAGATCGTGATCCGCATGGGCCATTTCATGGCGTCGCCCCCGAGGAGGCCTTCGATTCAAGATCGAAGGTCGCACCGGAAAATGCGATCGGCGCGCCGACGGCCGGCGTTTCGAATTTCTGATCCTGGAAGTTCGGGTCGTAAAGGCGATACATCTGCACGGATTTGTCGATCCACTCGTTACGCACGCGCTCCTGCTCACCCTTCTCGATGTTTTTCTTGAAGGCTTCCTGGGCGCGCTGCTTGATCGGGAAGGCGATGTCCTCGAGCTGGATGATGTATTCGTCCTGCTGTTCGGGCGATATGTCCTCGGGGACCGGCGCCTGGAAGAGCGACTCGGAAAACTCCCGGTTGATCATGCCGACCATGTAAACGGCGGCGGTAAGGTATTCGAAGTCGCCGTAGGTGGCGATCGCCTCGTAGCCGTCCTTGAGGTTCTTGAGCATCTCCGCCTTGCGCTTGAGCAACTCGGTGTCCGCCGCCACGTCGCCGGTGAACTTCAGCGCCTGATATTCGTTCCACGTCGGTTGCAGCAGATAGAATTTGGACATGGCGGCGTATTTGCGCGCCTCGGGAATCTGCGAACCGACCCGTTCGAACACGCCGACGGCGAGATTGAAATTGCGAACGGCCTCGTCGGAATTGCCGGCGCCCATTTCGTATTCGCCGACCTTTGCGTAAGCCTGGACGAGATTGCCGGCGTCATTCTGGAAGCTACCCGCGTATTCGCGATAAACGCCGGCGGCCTGGGCCTCTTGATCGGCCGCTTCCATTCCCAAGGCGGTGAGGAAGATGAGCTCGCCGCGATCGGCCGCGCCCGGGTAGGCCGCGGCATACTGGCGGGCCAGATTGAGCGCCTGATTGAAATCGCGGTCCTTGATCGCCAGTACGGTCGCGTTGTAGAGCGCGTTCTTGGCGTCCTTGTGTTGCGGGAACACCTGCTGGAAGTTCGCGTAGGCGCGCTGCGCACCGTCGAAATCGGCGATACGTTCGTAGTTGACGGCCGCGTGGAAGAGATCGTCCGCGGCCTGCTCGTATTTGGGATATTCGACGGCGACCTTTTCGAGGTACACGTTGGCGTCCTTGATGCGGCCAAGCTTGGTCTCGAGGATGACGGCGGTGTTGTGCAGCGCGACGGGCGCGTCCGGCGATGTCGGCGCGCTTTCGTAGGCTTCCTGATAGGCGCCGATCGCCTGCGCGTAATTGCCCTCGTCGGCGAGCTTGCCGGCCATGATCAGGCCCGCGGTCGAGACGATCTGCTGTTCTCGCGCGCGCTCGGTGGCGTCGGCCGCGGGATTCGCGGCGATGATCGTCTGGATGCGTTCGTAATCGCCGGCGACCTTGGCGCCCTCGATGGCGTAGAACTTCGCGGCGGCGGCGGCCTTGGTGCCGGGGTAATCGCGCATCACCTGATCGAAGAGCCGATTGGCCTCGGCGACGTTTCCGTGCCAGAACTGAACGCGGCCCGCCTCGAAGACGTAGTCGCCGGGCGTGTTGGGCGCCTGGGCCTCGGGGGCGTAATCCACGAGCGCGGTGATGTAGCTTTGGGCCGCGGTCGAAAGCGGAACCTGCTGCAGGCGACCCTCGCCGATGGATTCCATGTCCTGTCCGCCCTTGACGACCTGCTCGCGCAGATCCTTGTTGGGCAGCCCGCCCTCGGTCTCGACCTGCTTTTCCCAGGCCTTCACGCGGTTGAACCGGGCGTCGCGATAGAATTTTCCGTCGGGATTCATGGATGCGACGCGGTGATACGCCTCGGCGGCACTCGCGTATTGATCGGAATAGTAATACGCCTCGGCGAGTTGGAACATCGCCTGGTAGCTTGACTCGCCTTCGGGATAGTCGTTGACGAGCGCCTCGTAGCTTGCGATGGCGGCGACGTATTCCTGGCGCGCGGCGGCGGGATCGGTCGCCTTCTGCGCGCGTTCGTGGTGATAGGTCGCGGCGGCGAGCAAATTGCCCCGGCGCGTCTTTTCGGCCCGAGCCAACGCCTTACGCTCGCCCTTGTTTTTCTCGGCCCAGGCGCTTTGCGGCCCGTACAGCGAGGCCATGCGCTCGCTTTCGGTGATCGCCTCGTCCCAGCGGCCCTCGCGTTCGTAGCTTTCCACGATCTTCATGTGGACCTGCGGATTGCGCGCGTCTTCGGGATAGCGATCGAGATAAAGGTTCGCCGCGCGGCGAGCCTCTTCAAACTCCGAGTTGGCGAAATAGACATCGGCCATCTTCATCAAGATTTCCGCGTTCCATTCCATCACCGTGTTCTGGTTGAAAAACCGCTCGGCGCGCGCGAATCCCTCGTCTCCGAACTCGGAGAAGGAGATCGCGATGTAGTCGATCGACTCCTTGCGCAGATCGTCCCCGCCGGCGAGCGACCGGGAGGGGCGTGCGTGGTAATAGCGCAAGACCTGCAGGAAGTAGTCGATCGCGGTGTCGTAGGGCGCCTTGTCGCGATAGGAACCGAGCTTGTAATAGGTCCAGCCGAGCTTGTAGAGCGCCTTGTCGTAAAATCGCGAGGACGGCTTGACCTGCTTGTAGTGGCCGATCGCCTGATCGTAGAGCGCACGATTGAATTCGCCCCGGTCGAAATAAATCTCGCCCAAGCGTACGTGCGATTCGGGGACGTATTCGCTGTCCGGGTAGCGCTCGATGAGCGTCTGATAGCTTTCGATCGCCTCGTCCACGCGTTCGGATTCCATGAGCGCGTACGCCAGCAGGTAATACGTCGCGTCGACGTTGCTGTAATCGGGGAATTCGTTGATGACGCGCCGATAGAGATCGATCGAGCGCGAATAGTCGACCTGCGGCGGCGGGCCCGGATCCTGGCCGGCCTCGATCTGCTCGTCGTAGCCGTCGAGGACGCGCTGGTACTGATAGTAGCTTTCCTCGAAATAGAGCTGGGACAGGCGGAACATGACGCCCGGATTCGCGGGTTGGCCGGCTTCGCCGAGGATTTGCTCGAACTTGGAGATCGCCTCGCGCCGCGCGGCGGCCCGTTGTTCCTCGAGCGCCCGGATCTGGTCGCGGTATTTGGCGCGGATCGCGTCGGCCTGGCGCGCGGACTGGCTGCGGTTCAGGTTGCGGAATTCGAACATCTTCACGCGAAGCTGGCGCTCGAGCACCTTGATCTGCTCGCGAAGTTTGTTGCGCTCCTCCTGTTGCGAGGGCGCCAGCATGCCATCCACCTTGCCTTGCAACTCGTCGATCTGCGCCTGAAGTTGCGCGATCTGGCCCTTGATGGCGTCGGCTTCCTCGTTTTGCGCGCGCGCGGCGCCGGGCAAGACAAGAACAAACGCCAGCGCGGCAACGGCCGCGAGCGTAAAAATCCGTATCGTCGAAACGCCTCGGCGCACCGTGCTCAGTCCTCCCCGGACCCGGAGTCGGACGATTCCGTCTCCTGCTTTTGATACTGGAGACGGAAGCGACGCAGTTCCTCGTTCATTTCTTTCTGGACGTCGCGAATCTGCTGCGACGCCGCCTCGGCCTCGCGGTATTCCGCGTCGACCACGCCGGCGCGCGCCTTCTTGATGTAGTTGTCGAGGCGAAGCTGAATGGCTTCGAGTTCCGCGCGAGCGGTCCGGGCGGCGACGTCAGCGGCCGCGGAATACGCCTGCTCGACCGGCTGTGTGAATTCGGGAACCGGCTGCGCCAGCTTGCGGTAAAGTTCTCGATAGCTCGCGAGCGTCTGGTTCTTGCGCTGTTCGAGCTGGCTTTGCATCGCCTGCAGTTTGGAAACGTCCTGCGTCAACGTGGCCGGGTAGGAGGATATCTTCTGGGCGTGATCCGGCTTGATGTCCGGATTGGCCATAAGCGCGGCGATTTCGGCCTTGAGCGCGTTGGCCTGATCGATGAGTTCGAGCGAACGCCGGCGCGTTTCCTTGAGGATCGGGAAGACCGAACCCCGCTCCATGCGGTTCATCTCATTTTCGACATCCGAGATGATGCGGCGCATTTCCTCGATGTCGCGCCGCTTGGCGAGAGCGTCTTCGTAAACGTCGAATGTGCGCCGGACCTCGGCGTCGGCCGCGAGCCAGTAACTGATTTCCGGCGGCATGCCGGCGGGCGCCTGATTCGGAATCGTTCGGGCGCGGTATTCGTCTTCGTTGGCGAGGCCCTTGCCCACGGTGCCGAGCAGCGCGGCATCGTCGCCAAGCTGCCCGGCGCGCTCGTAGACCGCGTTGGCCAGGTGCGAATATTTCCCCTGAACGCGGCGGAACGTTTCCTTGGCTTCCTCGAAATCCTCCGCCTGCGTGTAGATGTTGCCCATGAGCAACTCGGCGTCGGGAAGGACAGGGCTGTTCGGAGCGGCATCCACGAGGCGGTTGTAGTTGGTTGTCGCGTCTTTTTGCAGGTTCGCCAGATGCTCGTCGATCTTTTCGATCATCTCGCGCATCTGCTCCATCGTCCCCTGCATCCCGTCGACGTCCTTCACGATGGGCCCGATGTCCACGCCCTTTTCGACCGCGTCGAACGCCGCGGTGAAATCGGTAAAGTTGTTGCTCATGCGATTGAACGCGTTTCGCTCGTCCTTGATCTTGAGGAGCATGTAGTCGTTTCGCGTGAGCAGGACCCAGAGACTCTCGTACATCGCGTCGTCAAAACCCTCGTCGCCCGGGGTCACCTCGACGTAGGACGCGAGAGCGCGGGGGAAATCGTCGCGCTCGTATTCGATGCGGCCCAACGCAAGATTGGCCTGGGCCGCGACAAACGCGGCCTCGGGATTTTCGGGCTCGAGGTTGCTCTTCAACCGGCGCAGGCGGCCAACCGCGCGATGGTATTCGCGGGCGCGGGTATCCATCGCGGCCAGGAAGTACTGCGCCATCGGGAAGTAGTCGGCGCCTTCGGGGACGCCCTCCAGGATGGCCGTCGCCTTGGCGGCGTCGCGCGCGTAGAGTTCGCGCCCGTAGATGTACATGCCGAGCGATCCGTCGTACCGATCCGGCAGTTGCTGCAACAGTTCGCGGTAGTACCCCTCCGCGGCGCCAAGGTCGTCGCGATGGATGGAGATTTGAATCAGGCGGACAAGCGCGATGCCGTAATATTCGGTTGCCGGGCCGATGGCGCGGATCTGCCGGAAATACGGTTCGGCCGCTCCCCGCGTATTGAGTTGGTAAAGCGACTCGGCGAGGTAATAAAGCGCCTCGTCGTAGGCGGGGATGGACTTGGCGACCGGGTGATGGACGATCGCGTGAAATATCTCCGCGGCGCCGCGATAGTCCTTGACCAGGAAGTGAAAATCGCGCCCGGCCACGAAGCGGCGCTGGAGCACCAGCATGTCGCGGTCGCGAACCTCGCGGTCGATGTCCGACGTGAGTTTTTCGGCTTCGGCGTGGATTTCGTTGAACCGCTCCTCGACGCCGGCGACCTGCTCCTTGACGGATTGGGCGAAGGCGGGCGCGGCAAAGACGGCGACAGCCGCGATCGCGAGCAGGAACGACGAACGTTTTGGCATTCCGCGCGTCATTCCGCGGCGAACCGGACCTTCAGCCGGTCCTTGAGGCTCGTAAGGAACGATCCCTCGTCATAGCTTGTGACGTGCAGCGTAAGGACCTCCCCCTCCTGCACCTCGAACACGTAGCGGCTCTTGACCTTGAAAAGGTATTCCTTGAGGTAGCTGAAAATGCCGTAGCCTCGGCCGCGATAGACCATGTCGACGGTCAGCAGGTGCTCGCCGGGCAACAGGCTCCCCTCGTAGACGGGAAATTCCTTGAGGTCATCGAGCTTCACCGTCTCGGTACTCTCCGCCTCGTAAATCTGAAAGCCGTCCAGGGTGTAGATCATGCTTTCAAGCTCGAAGGTCGGTCCGACCTCATGCGTATGAAGCATGGACACCGAGATCAGGGAAACGGATCCCATGCGGACCTGTTCGAGAAGCTGCTTCAGGCTGGACTTGCTTTGGAGCATCTGCTCCTTGAGCGCGGTCAGGCGCTCTTCCAGCGCCTCGAGTTCCTCGGGCGAAAGCTTGTCGGCGCCGATGTCGTCCGGGACCGCCGACTCCGCGTCGAGCGTCGCCTCGGCCGGCGCCTCCTCGCCCTCATCGCCCTCTTCGTCCTGGGCCAGGGCCAACGGCGCGCAGATCGCCAACACCATCAGGCCGAAAAAAGCGGCGCGGACCGGGCGCACGCACGCGGCTACCGTGACCAAAGCCATGCACAGACTCCTTTGGGCGCGGGATCAGTACCGGGGATAAAGCGGCGGATCGGGGAAACGGCAAAAAAATGAATCGACGTAAGACCGGACAATTTTTCTTGCATTGCTTCCCATCCGTCTGAACGGCCAAAAAGCCACCGGCAACTTGAATTTTCAATAAAAACGCTGAATCCTGTCCGTCGTCTTTCGACTGTATATTTATCGCGAGCTTACCGTCAAGACTAAAAAGCGCGTTTCATTCGCTGCGTTGCCGCGATGACACGCCGCGCGAGGTTCCATGAGCTTTCAGATCGAAGTCATCGTCAATCGGCCCGAGCATCTTGAGGCGATTGCGAATCGCATGGGCGAAATCTCCGGAAACGCGGTGGAGATTCGAGACGAAGGCAAGCCCGCGCGCGTCCTTTCCTGGGTCGCCGACGAGTCGCTGGCCGGTACGCAGGGGCGCGAGATCGCGGCCTATCTCGACGCGTTGAGCGAACTTTGGGGGGAAAAGCCCGGCGAGGTTCGCGTGTCGCCCATCGACGACGAGGACTGGTCCGAATCGTGGAAACGCTATTTCCGGCCCTTGAGGATCGGCGAGCGCATCGTGGTTCGTCCGTCGTGGGAGGATTACGAAACCGCGCTCGACGAAATCGCTGTCGTCATCGACCCGGCGAGCGCGTTTGGTACGGGCCAGCACGAAACGACGGCGATGGCGCTGGAATTCGTCGACCGCCAGGCGCGCCTTCGTCCCGGCGCGACGTTCGGCGACATGGGCACCGGATCCGGGATCCTCGCGATCGCGGCGGTGCGACTCGGGTTTGCCTTCGCGTGCGGCGTCGATGTCGACGCTGCGGCGGCGCGCGCCGCGCACGAGAATGCGATCCGGAACGAGGTCGGCGACGCGACCGCGTTTTTCGCGGCGACGCCCGAAGGCGTGTTCGCCTGGTTTGACGTGGTCGCCGCGAACCTCGATTCGCCAACGCTCATCCGCCACGCCGAGGATCTTTCGCGGCTCGTCGCGCCCGGCGGCGTCATCGGCGCGACGGGCATTTTCCACGACCGGCGCGACGACGTGGAAAAGGCGTTCGCGGAATACGGCCTTTCTGTCACCGGCGAGGAAAAGCGCGCGGGCTGGGTGCTTTTGGAGCTTTCGAGAAACGGGGCATGAGCCGGCACCTGGTGAATGAAATTCCGCCCGTGGGCGAGGACATCGTACTTCCACGATCCGAGCGGCGGCATATCGAACGCGTGCTGCGCCTCGTGGACGGGGATACGATCGTCGTGTTCGATGGCCGGGGATCCGCGGCGGACGCGCTCCTGACGCACGCCGGCAACGACAACCTCGTGGCGCGCATCGTTCGCCGGCATCCGCCCTTGCCGCCGCCGTTCCCCGAATTGACGATGATCGTGGCGGCGATGCGCGGCGAACGGCTCGAATCGACCATCGAAAAGCTGACCGAGCTTGGCGCGGCGCGCATCGTCCTGTTCGAGGCCGAGCGAACGCAGCGGCGGCTGCTTTTGGGCCGGTCCGCCCGGCGCGTGGCGGCGGCCGTCGCGGCGGCCAAGCAATGCGGGCGTGACCTCTTACCCGAAATCAAGGAGGTGTCCGACATCGCGCTTGCCGTTTCGGAGGCGCCTGCCGTCGCGATTCGATGGCTTGCGGACCCCAATGGCGACGCGCCGCTCGTTCCGGCCACGGCCGCGGATAGCGTCGCGATCGTTATCGGTCCCGAGGGCGGGCTGACGGACGATGAAAGCGCCATCGCCCACGCAGCCGGATTCGCGCCGGTGCGTCTTTCGGATGCGATTTTGCGGTCGGACACCGCGGCGATCGTCGCGGCGGGGCTGGCGATGATGGCGGGCGGTCGCCGTTAGTCGAGCGAGGTTTGCGTCAGGGAAATGTGAAAAACCCCGCCGGTGATCGGGCGGGGTTCTTCTCGGACTGGCCGGAGGTGAAGGTTTTTTTCATGGTGGGTTGGCGATTTTCGCCTATTTTCTATTGAAGGGAGATCACCTGGAAGTTTTCTGTAGGCAATAAGAGGAAACCTCCGTTAACCAGTCGAATTGCTGAATTCTCAAGTCCAATTTAGCCATTTTCCGATGCCCGTCAAGGGCAATTCCCGATTTTCAGGTCTGCTTAACAAAATCGTCGAATCGGGCTTACTCCTGAACGGAAATCGTTGGTTTCGAAATTTTAGAGGTTTCCGCCTTCCCCGGCAGGCACCCCGTTTTCGCTTTTCAGAAAAAAGACCCTGCCCCCAAAAAAAGGTTAAAGCTCCGGGCAAGCCTGTCCGATACGCTATCCATGAGCCGAAAGACCCCGGTCTGAACGCTCCCTGAATTTGCATATCGATTCTCCAGTGTGACGGAACCTCCTGCGACGACCGAAAAGGTCCGCTGCAGACAAAACCCGGCTTGACCCCACCGCGACCTTCCGGTCGCACGGTCGCTGCCGGGTTTTGTCGTTTGGTTCGCAACGAAACCGATGGCCACGGGCCAAGGAGGATCGACAATGCCGATTCGCATCACCAACAACGTCGCGTCCATCAACGCGCAGCGGAACGTGACACGCTCCCAGTCCGGGCTGCAAAAGGCCCTGGAGCGCCTGTCGTCGGGCTATCGCATCAATCGCGCGGGCGACGATGCGGCGGGCCTTGCGATCTCCGAAAAGCTGCGCTCCAACATCCGCGCGCTGCAACAGGCCTCGCGCAACGGCTCCGACGGCATCGCCCTCGTGCAGATCGTCGAAGGCGCCATGGCCGAGATCAGCAACATGATGGTGCGCATGAAGGAGCTCGCCGAGCAGGCCGCGACCGGCACGATCGGCACGACCGAGCGCGGTTACCTGAACCTCGAATACCAGGCGCTTCGCCTCGAGGTGAACCGCATCTCCGATTCGACGCGCTACAACGAGACGACGCTTCTGGACGGCACGCTCGACGTGAACGTGCAGATCGGCCTTTCGAACGGAACAAACGACGTCATCAACATCGCCCTGCCCGATGTCGACGCCACCGCGCTCGGCCTGGGGACGAGCATCTCCACGGTGACGCAGTCGACCGCGGCGCTCGGCTCTACGACGGCCGCGATCAGCAACATCGCCAGCCGCCGTGCCTCGCTCGGCGCGCTGCAGAATCGACTTGAATCGGTCGTCGCCAGCATCGACAACGTGGTCGAGAACCTGACGGCCGCGGAAAGCCGCATCCGCGACGTGGACATCGCCGCGGAAACCGCGACGCTGACCAAATACAACATCCTCCTGCAAGCGGGTGTCTCCGTCCTGACGCAGGCCAACCAGGCGCCGCAGGTCGCGCTGGCCCTGCTGCAGAACTGACCGTCCGCGATTTCAGGCGATACGACTCTCCAGTTTTGATGAATGACCGGCCGGGGCCTTCGGGTCCCGGCTTTTTGACAAGCAAACAGGAAATAGAAATTAGAGCCGATGTGCGTTCCGCGGCGCGGAGTCGCCGAATGGAAAACGCCCGGTCACCCGCACGACTCCGAGGGCGACCGCCTCGGTTACGAGGTGCGACTCTATTTTCTGTTTCCTATCTCCTGCCTCTTACCGGATTGGCTCCGCGTATTCCGTCTGGATGATGCGGATCTTGTCGAGGCGCTTGAAAAAGACGTCGACGACGGCGGGGTCGAAGTGCGTGCCCGACGACTCGCGCAGGATGGCCAGGCAGCGTTCGAGAGGGAACGGGTCCTTGTAAGGGCGCGCGGCTTGCAGCGCGTCGAACACATCGGCGACGGCCACGATGCGGCCTTCAAGCGGAATCTGGGTGCCCGACAGCCCGAACGGATAGCCGCTTCCGTCCAGTTTTTCGTGGTGCGTCAACGCGATCATCGACGAGGTCGTGATGAGCGGATTGCGTTCGTCGTCGTCAAAGGTGCCCGACAGCGTCGTGCGGACGTCGTCGGGTTTGGGCAAGCGCTCCATCAGCATTTCGAACCCGATGATGGTGTGTCGCTTCATTTCGGCGAACTCGTCGTCGGTGAGCTTGCCGGGTTTGAGCAGGATGTTGTCGGGGATGCCGATCTTGCCGAGGTCGTGCATCGGCGTCGTCTGATAGACAAGCTCCACGTCGTCATCCGACAGGCCAAGGCCGCGTGCAATCTCCGCGGCATACATGCTGACGCGGATGACGTGTCGGCCGGTTTCGTTGTCGCGAAACTCGGCCGCCTTCGCGAGACGCCGGACAACCTCGAAGCGCGAACGCATCAGTTGACGGCTGCGCTCGGCGACGATGTTTTCCAGGTGGCGATTCTCGTTGTGCAGCCAGTCCTGGTATTTCTTCAGCTTGAGCACGTTGCGCAGGCGCAGCGCGAGCTCGGTGTTGTTGAACGGCTTGGGCAGGAATTCGAGCGCGCCAAGTTCGAGCGCCTCGCTTTTGACGGATTCGTCGTCGACGGCGGTCAGGACGATGACGGGCAAAAAACGCGTCGATTCGTTTTCCTTCAACTGGCGCAGCACCTCGAGGCCGCTGATCTGCGGCATCATGATGTCGAGAAGAAGGACGTCCGGCCGTTCGGCCTGCACGCGCTCGATGACGGTCGTGGGATCCGAAATCAGCGTGTGGCGATCGTAACCCCGCGCGTTAAGCAGCTTGCCGATGAGCCGCAAATTGATGGGCTCGTCATCGACGACCATCACGTGCGGGCGGGAGTCGGCGGATCCTTCCGCTCGGTCGAATTCGAGCGGTAGTTCTTGTGCGAGGGAGCCGATCACA is part of the bacterium genome and harbors:
- a CDS encoding tetratricopeptide repeat protein translates to MKWPMRITIFLALALFAAACGGGTTAQTESPYKTPQATQPEDPVPTGANADVVLFNQGVEAVRAGNLQKAENRFRLAVQKNDQFAAAWANLGVALMKLGRYNEAEDAFRKALSVEPENAIAMAGVGQAATRSGNPQDAVAFYNTQISQRPDNLIAKVNMAAVYISQERYSQADSLLREVIEKNGNILDAHTTLAEAYYRSGKPEMAITILNNAMRIDENNSTLRNNLGRYYASLGDWTQAKTYFDQATQSDPTNAAAWANLGAAEIMLNKMTAAGGSLDRAVALDQTNAVAYVNQGIVKRAAGDVDGARQAFERAVQLDPTLANAYLNLGILFEVELKDSARAVENYERYLSYAQYQTDKNELVYEWIKRLK
- a CDS encoding tetratricopeptide repeat protein, coding for MRRGVSTIRIFTLAAVAALAFVLVLPGAARAQNEEADAIKGQIAQLQAQIDELQGKVDGMLAPSQQEERNKLREQIKVLERQLRVKMFEFRNLNRSQSARQADAIRAKYRDQIRALEEQRAAARREAISKFEQILGEAGQPANPGVMFRLSQLYFEESYYQYQRVLDGYDEQIEAGQDPGPPPQVDYSRSIDLYRRVINEFPDYSNVDATYYLLAYALMESERVDEAIESYQTLIERYPDSEYVPESHVRLGEIYFDRGEFNRALYDQAIGHYKQVKPSSRFYDKALYKLGWTYYKLGSYRDKAPYDTAIDYFLQVLRYYHARPSRSLAGGDDLRKESIDYIAISFSEFGDEGFARAERFFNQNTVMEWNAEILMKMADVYFANSEFEEARRAANLYLDRYPEDARNPQVHMKIVESYEREGRWDEAITESERMASLYGPQSAWAEKNKGERKALARAEKTRRGNLLAAATYHHERAQKATDPAAARQEYVAAIASYEALVNDYPEGESSYQAMFQLAEAYYYSDQYASAAEAYHRVASMNPDGKFYRDARFNRVKAWEKQVETEGGLPNKDLREQVVKGGQDMESIGEGRLQQVPLSTAAQSYITALVDYAPEAQAPNTPGDYVFEAGRVQFWHGNVAEANRLFDQVMRDYPGTKAAAAAKFYAIEGAKVAGDYERIQTIIAANPAADATERAREQQIVSTAGLIMAGKLADEGNYAQAIGAYQEAYESAPTSPDAPVALHNTAVILETKLGRIKDANVYLEKVAVEYPKYEQAADDLFHAAVNYERIADFDGAQRAYANFQQVFPQHKDAKNALYNATVLAIKDRDFNQALNLARQYAAAYPGAADRGELIFLTALGMEAADQEAQAAGVYREYAGSFQNDAGNLVQAYAKVGEYEMGAGNSDEAVRNFNLAVGVFERVGSQIPEARKYAAMSKFYLLQPTWNEYQALKFTGDVAADTELLKRKAEMLKNLKDGYEAIATYGDFEYLTAAVYMVGMINREFSESLFQAPVPEDISPEQQDEYIIQLEDIAFPIKQRAQEAFKKNIEKGEQERVRNEWIDKSVQMYRLYDPNFQDQKFETPAVGAPIAFSGATFDLESKASSGATP
- a CDS encoding 50S ribosomal protein L11 methyltransferase encodes the protein MSFQIEVIVNRPEHLEAIANRMGEISGNAVEIRDEGKPARVLSWVADESLAGTQGREIAAYLDALSELWGEKPGEVRVSPIDDEDWSESWKRYFRPLRIGERIVVRPSWEDYETALDEIAVVIDPASAFGTGQHETTAMALEFVDRQARLRPGATFGDMGTGSGILAIAAVRLGFAFACGVDVDAAAARAAHENAIRNEVGDATAFFAATPEGVFAWFDVVAANLDSPTLIRHAEDLSRLVAPGGVIGATGIFHDRRDDVEKAFAEYGLSVTGEEKRAGWVLLELSRNGA
- a CDS encoding 16S rRNA (uracil(1498)-N(3))-methyltransferase; amino-acid sequence: MSRHLVNEIPPVGEDIVLPRSERRHIERVLRLVDGDTIVVFDGRGSAADALLTHAGNDNLVARIVRRHPPLPPPFPELTMIVAAMRGERLESTIEKLTELGAARIVLFEAERTQRRLLLGRSARRVAAAVAAAKQCGRDLLPEIKEVSDIALAVSEAPAVAIRWLADPNGDAPLVPATAADSVAIVIGPEGGLTDDESAIAHAAGFAPVRLSDAILRSDTAAIVAAGLAMMAGGRR
- a CDS encoding flagellin FliC, whose product is MPIRITNNVASINAQRNVTRSQSGLQKALERLSSGYRINRAGDDAAGLAISEKLRSNIRALQQASRNGSDGIALVQIVEGAMAEISNMMVRMKELAEQAATGTIGTTERGYLNLEYQALRLEVNRISDSTRYNETTLLDGTLDVNVQIGLSNGTNDVINIALPDVDATALGLGTSISTVTQSTAALGSTTAAISNIASRRASLGALQNRLESVVASIDNVVENLTAAESRIRDVDIAAETATLTKYNILLQAGVSVLTQANQAPQVALALLQN
- a CDS encoding response regulator; the encoded protein is MIGSLAQELPLEFDRAEGSADSRPHVMVVDDEPINLRLIGKLLNARGYDRHTLISDPTTVIERVQAERPDVLLLDIMMPQISGLEVLRQLKENESTRFLPVIVLTAVDDESVKSEALELGALEFLPKPFNNTELALRLRNVLKLKKYQDWLHNENRHLENIVAERSRQLMRSRFEVVRRLAKAAEFRDNETGRHVIRVSMYAAEIARGLGLSDDDVELVYQTTPMHDLGKIGIPDNILLKPGKLTDDEFAEMKRHTIIGFEMLMERLPKPDDVRTTLSGTFDDDERNPLITTSSMIALTHHEKLDGSGYPFGLSGTQIPLEGRIVAVADVFDALQAARPYKDPFPLERCLAILRESSGTHFDPAVVDVFFKRLDKIRIIQTEYAEPIR